Within the Aeromicrobium sp. Root236 genome, the region TGGGCAGATGCTGGTCGACCACGACGTGCCCACGGTCCTGGGCCGGATCCGCGTACGCACGGATGGTGACGGCCCGGCGATGGCGATGTGGCCCAGCCTGTTGATGGACGGCGACCTCTGGGCTGCGCAGGCGGCTCACTTCGCCGACCGGTTCACCGTGCTCGTCATCGATCCCCCGGGCCACGGCGCCAGCGAGGCGCTCACGCGAGGATTCACGTTCGAGGAGTGCGCCACCGTGATCGAGCAGGTGCTCGACCACGTCGGCGTGGGCCGCGCGCACGTCCTCGGCAACTCGTGGGGCGGGATGATCGGTGGCACGTTCGCCGCCCTGCACCCCGACCGCGTCGGCGTCGCCGTGCTGATGAACGCCACCGCATCGACCGCCGGCCGCCACCAGCGGATCGAGTACGCGGCGATGCTGCGCGCCGCCCACCTCCTCGGCGGCATCAGGCCGCCGCTGACCCGATCGGTGCTCAAGGCGTTCCTCGGACCGACCA harbors:
- a CDS encoding alpha/beta fold hydrolase, giving the protein MLVDHDVPTVLGRIRVRTDGDGPAMAMWPSLLMDGDLWAAQAAHFADRFTVLVIDPPGHGASEALTRGFTFEECATVIEQVLDHVGVGRAHVLGNSWGGMIGGTFAALHPDRVGVAVLMNATASTAGRHQRIEYAAMLRAAHLLGGIRPPLTRSVLKAFLGPTSLRTRPEVVRTVRASLSNVDMASATWAVRSVVPQRPDQRDLFARISTPVLVVAGEEDATFRVAETWVMAESIPGADFVVIDGAAHLAALEVPDRVNALVAGFLAKHT